CGCGATTACCGGCTCGAATGGCAAGACGACCACGACTACATTGATCGGCAAAATCCTTGCAGAGGCACAGCTTCTTACGCTGGTCGGCGGAAACATTGGGACGCCCGTAATTGACCTGATTCCTAAGAGCACTGACGAGACGATCGATGTACTCGAGGTTTCGAGCTTCCAGTTGGAGACGATTGAGCAGTTCCGTCCCTGGATTGCAGTTGTGCTTAATATCACGCCCGATCATCTGGATCGGCATGGCAGCTTTGAGAACTATGCGGCCATGAAGACTCGTATTACTGAGTTGCAACAGGCGGATGATTTTCTGATCCTGAACGCCGAGGATAAACCGACACAGATGGTTGCGGTCAAGACTAAGGCGCAGATCTTCTGGTTTTCTCCGCGTAGACCCATCAAGCAAGGGGCGTTTGTCCACGGTGAGAGCATCGTTTTCATCCCGCGTGAGGGCGCTAAAGCGGAGCCGATCATGCCGGTTGCGGAGATTCCGCTCAAAGGCTCGCACAATGTGGAGAACGTTCTGGCAGCGGTCTGCGCAGCTCGGCTTGCCGGGGTTCCGGCGGAAAAGATCCGCAGCGCGGTCACCAGCTTCAAGGCCGTTGAGCACAGGTTGGAATTTGTCCGCTCCCTTCATGGCGTGGAGTACTTCAACGACTCTAAGGCAACCAATGTCGATGCGACCATGAAGGCAATCGCAGCTTTCCCAGGCGGAGTTCACCTCATACTCGGCGGTAAGGATAAGGATTCGGATTACACCTTGTTGGTCCCTCTACTGCGCGAGCGGGTCAAAGCTGTTTACACGATTGGTTCTGCGGCAGAAAAGATTGAGCGTCAGCTTCATGGAGTCGTGAAGATGGTGGAAGCTGGCACGATGGACGCCGCCGTGCGCGAGGCGCAGAAGGTGGCGGTTGCTGGCGATGTTGTGCTGTTGGCTCCGGCCTGCTCGAGTTTCGATCAGTTTGAGAACTATGAGCATCGCGGCCGGGTCTTTCGGCAGATTGTGCAGGAGTTGAGCTGAAGTAGGGAAGTGAAGTGAGATGGCGAAGAGGGTAGGGGTCGATAAATGGCTCTTTGGAGTGGTGCTGCTGCTGGTCCTGTTCGGACTGGTGACAGTCTTTTCTGCTTCGGCTGTGATGGCGAAGTCGACCTTCGGCAGTCCTTATTACTTCATGATCCGGCAGGGACTCTGGGCCATCTCGGGCCTGGTTGCGCTTACTCTGCTGATGCAGGTGGATTATCGCCGCTATAACAATTCCAAGTTCGTCTACACCGCCGTTGCAGTCACCATGGTGCTGTTGATCGGCGTCTTCGCGATGCGCGACTCGCACAATACGCATCGTTGGTTCCGTTTCGGATTTGCGAGCTTTCAGCCCGCGGAGCTGGCCAAGCCGACACTGGTTCTGTTTCTTGCCTACTTCCTGCAGACGCGCATCCATAAGATGGATGACTGGAAGGGCACTGTTCTCAAGGCGGTGCTTCCTCCCATGATGTTTGTCGGGCTTATCCTCATGGAGCCTGACCTTGGCACAGCTATCGTTTGCGCTGCGGTCACTGCGCTGATGCTCTATCTTGCCGGGATGCAGGTGAAGTATCTGGGCTTCGGTCTGCTCGCTTCGGCCCCGGTTCTTTATTACATGCTCTTTCGTGTGCCCTGGCGCAGGGCGCGCATGCTGGCCTTTGTGAATCCTGAGGCTGATCCACGTGGCACAGGGTTCCATATTTTGCAGTCGCTCATTGCGGTTGGAACGGGAGGGCTGCGTGGACTTGGGCTGATGGAAGGCAGGCAGAAGCTCTTCTATCTGCCGGAGCCGCACACCGACTTTATCTTCGCGAATATCTGCGAAGAGCTAGGACTCATCGGGGCGTTGTTGGTCATCGCTCTCTTTGTGTTCCTCGGCTATCGCGGTCTGCGCGCAGCGTATCTTTCGACCGATCCCTTTGCTCGATTCCTTGCTTTTGGCCTTACTACGACGGTACTGATCCAGGCGTTCTTCAATATGAGCGTCGTTGTTGCCCTGCTTCCTACGAAGGGAATCACGTTACCGTTCATCTCTTTCGGTGGGACCTCTTTATTTGTCATGCTCGCCTGCATGGGGGTCCTGCTGAACGTTACTCGTGAGATCGACTAAGGTGGCCGCTGGGCTGCGAGTTCTGATTGCAGGAGGCGGGACCGGCGGCCATGTCGTTCCCGCATTGGCAATTGCGCGGGAGTTGCGAGATGCACACGGCGCGGAGGTTCGGTTTGTGGGAACCGCTCGCGGGTTAGAGACGCGACTTGTTCCTGAGGCAGGTTTTCCGCTCGAGCTGATCAAGGTTGGTCAATTGAAGAATGTCAGTCTTGCGACCCGAGTACGGACCTTATTTGATCTTCCTCTTGGCATCCTGCGATGCGTCGGGCTGCTGCGAAGTTTTCGGCCCGATGTGGTGATCGGGGTGGGTGGTTATGCTTCCGGTCCGGCGATGATGGCGGCGATCCTGTTGCGTGTGCCAACACTGGCCTTTGAGCCGAATGCGTTCCCTGGGTTGGCGAATCGCTTGGTTGGCAAGTACGTCAGCGCTGCTGCGGTGAATCTTACTGAAACAACGAAGTACTTCCACAACGCTCGTGTGACCGGAACTCCGGTACGGCCGGAGTTCTTTGCGATCCAGCCGAAGATACCAGGAGAGGGGAAACGGCTTCTGGTCTTCGGTGCGAGCCAGGGCGCGCGCGTGCTGAATGAGACGATGCCAAAGATCATGGAGCGTCTGTTTGAGGCGTTTCCTGATCTCACGGTGGTGCACCAGACCGGCGCTCGACATGCGGAGACGACCGTTGCGATTTATGAGCGCGAGAAGGTCGGCTTCGAACGCGTTCGAGTGACTCCTTATCTCGACGATATGGCGGCTCAGTTCGCTGCTGCCGACCTGATTCTGTGTCGCAGCGGGGCCAGCTCAGTCGCAGAGGTCGCGGCTGCAGGGCGGGCAGCGGTGCTGATTCCGTTTCCACAGGCGGCGGACGATCACCAGCGGAAGAATGCGGAAGCGTTTGTCGCTGCCGGAGCGGCGGAGCTGATCATCGAAGCCGAGCTTACTCCAGAGCGGTTGTTGCAGGTGCTCTCGGGGTTACTGGCCGACGACCGTCGGCGAGCAGAGATGGGGCAGCGAGCCAGAGCGCTGGCGCATCCAGATGCGGTTCGAGAGATTGCCGGAATGGCCGCCGACCTGGCTCGGTAAGGGAACCCCTCCCCCGTCAAAAGTGCGCAAAGTATTCAAAATACACAAGTTAGGTTTGTACTTCAAGTGCTTTTGAGTGGCGATCGTGAGGTTGTGTGCCTTCTCTGAACCTCTTCTTTAAGTGTAGCGGGAAGGCGAGGGGTAATCTGCATTTCTCTAGTGGATTTATCTCGTTTACTTTGTGTTGGATACGGAATTGAGAGGCTTGACAAATCTAGGAGATGTATTTTTGCATTTGGGGACTCTCGAAGGAAATCAGTCGCTTCACCCTTGGGCTCCGCTCCGGCCTTCGGCAGAGCGGAGGCCGCTTTCGCGGCGGCATTTATGGCACCCATTCGACTGCGCTCAGGGCAGGCTCTGAAGGCGTGCCCTTAACAGTTCGATTTCAATCAGCCAAGGCATACGATCAGCAACTGAGATGATGAAGGCATGGCATTGAGTATTCAAGAGCAGTTTGGGCATATTGATATTTACGTTTTCGATCAGATTCTGCGAGGAAATATCGCACCTGGAATGCGTGTTCTTGACGCTGGATGCGGATATGGTCGCAATCTGGTCCATCTACTGCGCGAAGGTTGCGAGATCTTTGCAATCGATCTGGACCGCGATGGTGTGGAGCACGTAAGACGGCTTTCCGCTTCGCTGGGAACCGGGCTTCCAGTAGAAAATTTTCAAATTGCTCCCATTGAACAGATACCCTTTCCAGATGCTTTTGCCGATGTTGTGATCTGTAACTCGGTACTTCACTTCGCTCGAGATGAGGAGCATTTCAGGGCGATGCTGGCGGAGTTATGGCGAGTTCTAAGACCTGGAGGAATGCTGTTCTGCCGCCTGGGCTCGAGGATTGGCATGGAGTTCGAGCGAGTACGGGGAGGTCGGTTTTTGGTGGGAGACGGTTCGGAGTGGTTCCTGGCAGATGAGGAAATGCTGATGGAACTCACGGAAGAGATGAACAGCGTACTTGTGGACCCATTGAAGACCACGATCGTACAAGACTACCGCTGCATGACGACCTGGGTTCAAAGGAAACAGCGCTAGATGTCTCTGCTTTAGTCATCACAAGGGCGTTTTAAGGGACTCGGCGGAAAAAGAATCAATAAGGGTGGTGGTCGGTGGGGATTCAGGTCATTTAATAGGGCTGCGCAGACGCCGTCTGACTGGTTTAGTAGGGGATAAAATTGCCCGCATTTGGATCTGGATAGCGGAGCCTGTCATTTTGTGCGATGCCTCGTTGCAGTTCAGCCCTGATCTCGGGAGTATCGGGGAGGATGAGGCAGCGCTCAAGATTTAATGGCTCCGGCTTCTTTTCGCCATGCATTGACAGAAGCAGGAAATGCTCTCCAGGAGTGAGGGGCGTCTCAATTTTCAATGGTGTGTATTCAAATTGACCGTAGTACCTGAAGGTACTAGTTATTACATCGATAGATTCGCCGGGGTTATATTCGGCAGAGCCTTTGAGAACGCTGTCTAGGCGCACGGTAGCTTTCTCATCCACCTCAATTAGTCGCTGCTCCTGAGATTCCCTTAAGGAAGTTACGCTGAATATCTGATCCGCTTCGCGACCGCGAGCGAAAATTGGAACACGGCACTCGACAGGAAGCACAGTTACCTTGGA
This portion of the Edaphobacter sp. 4G125 genome encodes:
- the murD gene encoding UDP-N-acetylmuramoyl-L-alanine--D-glutamate ligase; translation: MELKNKRVLVVGLGKSGIAAAMFLRQQGAQVTVSDARSATALAKEIPALLDAGIMVEAGGHGLLTFRRQDLIVISPGVPLDTPEVKQVIGYGMPVIGELELASRFLKGRIVAITGSNGKTTTTTLIGKILAEAQLLTLVGGNIGTPVIDLIPKSTDETIDVLEVSSFQLETIEQFRPWIAVVLNITPDHLDRHGSFENYAAMKTRITELQQADDFLILNAEDKPTQMVAVKTKAQIFWFSPRRPIKQGAFVHGESIVFIPREGAKAEPIMPVAEIPLKGSHNVENVLAAVCAARLAGVPAEKIRSAVTSFKAVEHRLEFVRSLHGVEYFNDSKATNVDATMKAIAAFPGGVHLILGGKDKDSDYTLLVPLLRERVKAVYTIGSAAEKIERQLHGVVKMVEAGTMDAAVREAQKVAVAGDVVLLAPACSSFDQFENYEHRGRVFRQIVQELS
- the ftsW gene encoding putative lipid II flippase FtsW, which translates into the protein MAKRVGVDKWLFGVVLLLVLFGLVTVFSASAVMAKSTFGSPYYFMIRQGLWAISGLVALTLLMQVDYRRYNNSKFVYTAVAVTMVLLIGVFAMRDSHNTHRWFRFGFASFQPAELAKPTLVLFLAYFLQTRIHKMDDWKGTVLKAVLPPMMFVGLILMEPDLGTAIVCAAVTALMLYLAGMQVKYLGFGLLASAPVLYYMLFRVPWRRARMLAFVNPEADPRGTGFHILQSLIAVGTGGLRGLGLMEGRQKLFYLPEPHTDFIFANICEELGLIGALLVIALFVFLGYRGLRAAYLSTDPFARFLAFGLTTTVLIQAFFNMSVVVALLPTKGITLPFISFGGTSLFVMLACMGVLLNVTREID
- the murG gene encoding undecaprenyldiphospho-muramoylpentapeptide beta-N-acetylglucosaminyltransferase; protein product: MRSTKVAAGLRVLIAGGGTGGHVVPALAIARELRDAHGAEVRFVGTARGLETRLVPEAGFPLELIKVGQLKNVSLATRVRTLFDLPLGILRCVGLLRSFRPDVVIGVGGYASGPAMMAAILLRVPTLAFEPNAFPGLANRLVGKYVSAAAVNLTETTKYFHNARVTGTPVRPEFFAIQPKIPGEGKRLLVFGASQGARVLNETMPKIMERLFEAFPDLTVVHQTGARHAETTVAIYEREKVGFERVRVTPYLDDMAAQFAAADLILCRSGASSVAEVAAAGRAAVLIPFPQAADDHQRKNAEAFVAAGAAELIIEAELTPERLLQVLSGLLADDRRRAEMGQRARALAHPDAVREIAGMAADLAR
- a CDS encoding class I SAM-dependent methyltransferase gives rise to the protein MALSIQEQFGHIDIYVFDQILRGNIAPGMRVLDAGCGYGRNLVHLLREGCEIFAIDLDRDGVEHVRRLSASLGTGLPVENFQIAPIEQIPFPDAFADVVICNSVLHFARDEEHFRAMLAELWRVLRPGGMLFCRLGSRIGMEFERVRGGRFLVGDGSEWFLADEEMLMELTEEMNSVLVDPLKTTIVQDYRCMTTWVQRKQR